One stretch of Methylopila sp. 73B DNA includes these proteins:
- a CDS encoding SCO family protein, with amino-acid sequence MTRLYRLRAAALLLALLLSPPLQAEARRWGADYLSNATVVDQNGRTLRFYDDVIKGKTVVISFIFTSCRSICPLVTARLAQLERQLGAAAGRDVFFVSLSIDPATDTPERLKEFSRNFDPSPSWAFLTGDESVVKTIGYRLGERTEQLADHRNQILLYNDRTSEWQRSSAFADLDALALQIFAMDPQIRAAKAPSADIFGGGDGPVRPEFPGQALFVKFCSACHTVGAGRRVGPDLRDVNVRRPRDWTARYVQNPEAMRAAGDPLAQSLRVEYPHAEMPALNLANDDVQDLLLYVDLKSSECSANDHQATR; translated from the coding sequence GTGACCCGCTTGTACCGTCTGCGCGCAGCGGCGCTGCTGCTGGCGCTGCTGCTCTCGCCTCCGCTTCAAGCGGAGGCGAGACGCTGGGGCGCCGACTATCTGTCGAACGCGACCGTCGTCGACCAGAACGGCCGCACGCTCCGCTTCTACGACGACGTCATCAAGGGAAAGACCGTCGTCATCAGCTTCATCTTCACGTCATGCCGCTCGATCTGCCCGCTCGTCACCGCCCGCCTCGCGCAGCTGGAGCGCCAGTTGGGAGCAGCCGCCGGACGGGACGTCTTCTTCGTCTCGCTCAGCATCGATCCAGCGACCGACACGCCCGAGCGGCTGAAGGAGTTCTCGCGCAACTTCGATCCCAGCCCCTCCTGGGCGTTCCTGACCGGCGACGAGAGCGTGGTGAAGACGATCGGCTATCGCCTCGGCGAGCGCACCGAGCAACTGGCCGATCACCGCAACCAGATCCTGCTCTACAACGACCGCACCAGCGAATGGCAGCGCTCGTCCGCCTTCGCCGACCTCGACGCCCTCGCGCTTCAGATCTTCGCGATGGATCCGCAAATCCGCGCGGCGAAGGCTCCGAGCGCCGACATCTTCGGCGGCGGCGACGGGCCGGTGCGGCCGGAATTTCCCGGACAGGCGCTGTTCGTCAAGTTCTGCTCGGCCTGCCACACGGTTGGAGCCGGCAGACGGGTGGGCCCCGACCTGCGCGACGTGAACGTCCGCCGGCCGCGCGACTGGACCGCGCGCTACGTACAGAACCCGGAGGCTATGCGAGCCGCAGGCGATCCCCTGGCCCAGTCGCTGCGCGTCGAGTATCCCCACGCCGAGATGCCGGCGCTGAACCTCGCGAACGACGACGTGCAGGATTTGCTGCTCTACGTCGATCTGAAGTCGAGCGAGTGCTCCGCGAACGACCACCAAGCGACCAGATGA